In Mycetocola zhujimingii, one DNA window encodes the following:
- a CDS encoding MDR family MFS transporter, which yields MTHRQVLEALSGLLLGMFVSILAGTVVATSLPLIISELKGDQSAYTWVVTSTLLATTVSTPLWGKFADLFNRKLLIQLSLGLFVIGSAAAGFSQNTDTLILFRVLQGLGGGGLAALSQIIMADIISPRDRGKYAGLFGGVMAVGTVGGPLLGGLVTDALGWRWNFFIALPIAIVAIVLLQRTLHLPKQPKRKVHIDYLGAILIAAGVSLLLIWVSLAGTQFDWISVPSLLMVLGSVILLVGAVIVELKSAEPIIPLGMFKNRTFTLSVIASISVGVSMFGTSVFLAQYMQLARGATPTESGLLTIPMMAGLLISSTIFGGMISRRGKWKAIMVTGAVLTVIGSVLLGTLHYDTNLVLVGIYMAVLGAGLGMLMQNLVLVVQNTIEVRNLGVATSAVTFFRSLGGTVGVSVLGSVLGTVVAQSIKENIAALAPADQALAGTYLGSGTIPQINQLPEVLQTVVESAYGSGVGFVFLCAVPLTLVTLIATIFIPNAPLGKLNAVQLKKQPVGKSHDRDDASDILIDVSTASVALPPVGLSHPVTGPITAARADDDDTTTPVQSR from the coding sequence TACACCTGGGTCGTGACCTCGACCCTCCTGGCAACGACCGTCTCCACCCCGCTGTGGGGAAAGTTCGCTGATCTCTTCAACCGCAAGCTGCTCATCCAGCTCTCGCTCGGCCTCTTCGTCATTGGTTCAGCGGCGGCCGGTTTCTCCCAGAACACCGACACCCTCATTCTCTTCCGAGTGCTTCAGGGCCTCGGCGGCGGCGGGCTCGCCGCGCTCAGCCAGATCATCATGGCCGACATCATCAGCCCCCGCGACCGTGGCAAGTACGCCGGCCTCTTCGGCGGCGTCATGGCCGTTGGCACGGTCGGCGGCCCGCTCCTCGGCGGTCTGGTGACGGATGCCCTCGGCTGGCGCTGGAACTTCTTCATCGCGTTGCCCATTGCGATCGTTGCAATCGTCCTCCTGCAGCGCACGCTCCACCTGCCCAAGCAGCCGAAGCGCAAGGTTCACATCGACTACCTCGGCGCGATCCTCATCGCCGCAGGCGTTTCGCTCCTCCTGATCTGGGTCTCGCTCGCCGGCACACAGTTCGACTGGATTTCAGTACCCAGCCTCCTGATGGTGCTCGGGTCGGTCATCCTGCTGGTCGGCGCTGTCATCGTTGAGCTCAAGTCGGCTGAACCGATCATCCCTCTCGGCATGTTCAAGAACCGCACGTTCACGCTCTCCGTGATCGCCAGCATCTCGGTCGGCGTCTCCATGTTCGGCACGTCAGTCTTCCTCGCGCAGTACATGCAGCTCGCCCGGGGAGCCACTCCGACGGAGTCCGGCCTGCTCACCATCCCGATGATGGCCGGCCTGCTCATCTCCTCGACGATCTTCGGTGGCATGATCAGCCGTCGCGGCAAGTGGAAGGCAATCATGGTGACGGGCGCGGTTCTCACTGTCATCGGCTCTGTCCTCCTCGGCACTCTCCATTACGACACCAACCTCGTCCTCGTCGGCATCTACATGGCAGTTCTGGGCGCCGGTCTCGGCATGCTGATGCAGAACCTCGTCCTCGTGGTTCAGAACACGATCGAGGTTCGCAACCTCGGCGTCGCCACGAGCGCCGTCACCTTCTTCCGCAGCCTCGGCGGCACCGTCGGCGTCTCCGTACTCGGCTCGGTGCTCGGCACCGTCGTCGCGCAGAGCATCAAGGAGAACATCGCTGCCCTCGCGCCGGCAGACCAGGCTCTCGCCGGAACGTACCTCGGCAGCGGCACGATTCCACAGATCAACCAGCTGCCCGAAGTGCTGCAGACCGTCGTCGAGAGTGCATACGGCAGTGGAGTTGGCTTCGTCTTCCTCTGCGCGGTTCCGCTCACCCTCGTCACACTCATCGCGACGATCTTCATTCCGAACGCCCCGCTCGGTAAGCTCAACGCCGTGCAGTTGAAGAAGCAGCCCGTCGGTAAGTCGCACGACCGTGACGACGCCAGTGACATCCTCATCGATGTCTCGACGGCGAGTGTGGCGCTGCCACCCGTGGGCCTCTCGCATCCGGTCACCGGTCCGATTACCGCGGCCAGGGCGGACGACGACGACACCACGACGCCGGTGCAGTCGAGATGA